One part of the Ziziphus jujuba cultivar Dongzao chromosome 2, ASM3175591v1 genome encodes these proteins:
- the LOC107405729 gene encoding ankyrin repeat-containing protein BDA1-like — MKLPCFIEYTETSLWFQSFQVFELKERMDALKTAAQNGDLNMLYYLIYNNPSLLDIDEVTFFDTPLHIAAEHGKVEFAKEIMNLKPSFARMLNQSLYSPMHLALYNKQINMVHLFLECEARDHLVRIQGRHGETPLHYLAAKENDVDHQQQKIHLLLKFVSVCPQSIQDTNNRKETAFHIAVKSENDDAFDFLLGGLRRACHKGSEMDERKIINLKDANGDNVLHIATAMNQSQVVRILLEDSKINVNAKDSRGLTALDISFENTSNSLNTEVRERLLAAGALRAESLPKVSSSMDHLRSKVALTEQIAIILIRLKNDTKNESLRNLVLVICGTIATFTFQAALSPPGGVWQDGNNNNINTHRPGTVIMRTPNFFPLYVCNSITFYITIMIMALLLPNGNIGKLLRGLLFLFLLCYTLSLGVIWPYFTGEPIFIPTLVVLLFYVLGIFGFLILHNWEVQFMKKIEHIQ; from the exons ATGAAATTGCCTTGTTTTATTGAATATACAGAGACTAGTTTATGGTTCCAAAGTTTCCag GTGTTTGAATTGAAAGAAAGAATGGATGCCTTGAAAACGGCTGCTCAAAATGGCGATTTGAACATGCTATActatttaatttacaataatcCATCTCTACTTGACATCGATGAGGTAACATTTTTCGATACTCCTTTGCATATAGCAGCTGAGCATGGAAAGGTCGAATTTGCAAAAGAGATAATGAATTTGAAACCATCATTTGCTCGGATGCTAAATCAAAGTTTATATAGTCCCATGCACCTTGCCTTGTACAACAAGCAAATCAATATGGTTCATCTATTTCTAGAATGCGAAGCGCGTGATCATCTTGTTCGCATTCAAGGAAGGCATGGTGAAACTCCTTTGCATTATCTGGCTGCAAAAGAAAACGATGTGGATCATCAACAACAAAAGATTCATCTCTTACTGAAATTCGTGTCGGTTTGTCCACAAAGTATCCAAGATACGAATAATCGAAAGGAAACAGCCTTTCATATCGCTGTTAAGTCTGAAAATGATGATGCTTTTGATTTCTTACTAGGCGGACTGCGAAGAGCTTGCCATAAAGGCTCTGAAATGGATGAGAGGAAAATTATAAACTTGAAGGATGCCAATGGGGACAATGTACTACACATTGCTACCGCTATGAATCAATCCCAA GTGGTGAGAATATTATTGGAAGATAGTAAAATCAATGTAAACGCAAAGGATTCAAGGGGTTTGACTGCTCTAGATATCTCATTTGAAAATACATCAAATTCACTCAACACAGAAGTCAGAGAAAGACTACTTGCAGCTGGAGCTTTAAGAGCTGAGTCCCTTCCAAAAGTCTCCAGCTCCATGGATCACTTGAGGTCTAAGGTGGCATTGACAGAACAAATTGCCATAATTTTGATTCGTTTGAAAAACGACACAAAGAATGAATCACTACGCAATTTGGTCCTAGTGATTTGTGGAACGATTGCAACATTCACATTCCAGGCTGCACTAAGTCCCCCTGGAGGAGTTTGGCAAGATggcaacaacaacaatattaaCACTCATCGCCCTGGGACGGTGATAATGAGGACTCCAAATTTCTTCCCTCTATATGTTTGCAACAGCATCACATTTTATATTACAATCATGATTATGGCTCTTCTACTCCCTAATGGGAATATTGGTAAGCTGCTGAGAgggcttctctttctctttcttttgtgCTATACACTTAGTTTGGGAGTCATATGGCCCTACTTTACAGGTGAACCAATTTTCATCCCTACTCTTGTTGTGTTACTTTTCTATGTGCTAggtatttttgggtttttaatcCTGCACAATTGGGAAGTTCAATTTATGAAAAAGATTGAACATATTCagtga